The DNA segment CGACACGGGCCTCGCCGCGATCCGCGACCGTGCGGTCGCCTACCTCGACGGCGGGCTCGAGCCCGCCGCGCGAGCCGGGAGCGTCGAGCGCGTCGACGTGCTCGCCGACTACGCGCGGCACCTGCGCTCGCTCGTCGACCTCGCGGTCATCCGCCCGCTGAAGGTCGTCGTCGACGCGGGCAACGGCATGGGCGGGCTCACGGTCCCCGCGGTCCTCGGCGAGGAGGCCGGACTGCCCGCGCTGCCGCTGACGATCATCCCGCTCTACTTCGAACTCGACGGCACGTTCCCCAACCACGAGGCCAACCCCCTCGACCCGGCCAACCTGGTCGACCTGCAGCGCGCCGTGCGCGAGCACGGCGCCGACCTGGGCCTCGCGTTCGACGGCGACGCCGACCGGTGCTTCGTGGTCGACGAGCGCGGCGAGCCCGTCGACCCGTCGGCGGTCGCGGCGATCGTGGCGCTTCGCGAGATCGCGCGGGTGCGCGCGCTCGGCGAGGACGAGCCGACCGTGCTGCACAACCTCATCACGTCGCGGTTCGTGCCCGAGACGATCGAGGCCGTCGGCGCGATCGCCGAACGCACGCGAGTCGGGCATTCGCTCATCAAGGACCGCATGGCCGAGACGGGCGCCGTGTTCGGCGGCGAGCACTCCGCGCACTACTACTTCCGGGACTTCTGGGGCGCCGACAACGGCATGCTCGCGGCGATGCACCTGCTCGCCGAGTTCGGCACGCAGGCGGCGCCGCTGTCCGAACTCGCCGACCGGTTCACCCCGTACGCGCTGTCGGGCGAGATCAACTCGACGGTCGCCGACGTCCCCGCGGCGTACACGCGCATCGTCGAGGCGTTCGTCGGCCGTGCCGAGTTCGACGAGCTCGACGGGCTCACGGTCACCGGCGTCACCGCAGAGGACGAGCCGTTCTGGTGGTTCAACGTGCGCCCGTCGAACACCGAGCCGCTGCTGCGACTGAACGTCGAGGGGGAGGACGCCGTGACGATGGCCTGGGTCCGAGACGAGGTCCTCGCGCTCATCCGCGCCTGATCGCCCGGGCCCGACCCGTCGTCGGTTCCGGGTGGGCGAGCGGATGCCGCCGGCCCATGCGGCTGCGAGAATGGTGCCCATGACCCTCGTCACGCCCTCCGCGACATCCGCCCCGCCCTTCAAGGTCGCCGACCTCTCGCTCGCCGAGGCGGGCCGGCACCAGCTGCGCCTCGCCGAGAACGAGATGCCCGGCCTCATGGCGCTGCGCGAGGAGTTCGGCGCGTCGAAGCCGCTCGCGGGCGCGCGCATCGCGGGCAGCCTGCACATGACGGTGCAGACCGCGGTGCTCATCGAGACGCTCACGGCGCTCGGCGCCGAGGTGCGGTGGGCGAGCTGCAACATCTTCTCCACCCAGGACGAGGCGGCCGCCGCGGTCGTCGTCGGCCCCGACGGCACGGTCGACGAGCCGGCGGGCGTGCCCGTCTTCGCCTGGAAGGGCGAGACGCTCGAGGAGTACTGGTGGTGCACCGACCGCATCTTCGACTGGTCTGCCGAGGCGGATGCCGCCGGGGCCGACTGGATCGGCCCGAACATGATCCTCGACGACGGCGGCGACGCCACCCTGCTCGTGCACCGCGGGCGCGAGTTCGAGGCGGCCGGTTCCGTGCCGGCGGCCGAGGATGACGCGTCGTCCGAGTACCGCGTCGTGCTCGACACGCTGCGCCGCTCGATCGAGCAGGTCCCCGACCGCTGGACGCGCATCGCGGCCGAGCTGCAGGGCGTCACCGAGGAGACGACGACCGGCGTGCACCGCCTGTACGAACTGCACGCCGACGGCGAGCTGCGCTTCCCCGCGATCAACGTCAACGACTCGGTCACGAAGTCGAAGTTCGACAACAAGTACGGCATCCGGCATTCGCTGCCCGACGGGCTGAACCGCGCGACCGACGTGCTCATGGGCGGCAAGGTCGCCTTCGTGGCCGGCTACGGCGACGTGGGCAAGGGCGCGGCCGAAGCGCTCCGCGGCCAGGGCGCGCGCGTCATCGTCTCCGAGATCGACCCGATCAACGCGCTGCAGGCCGCGATGGACGGGTACCAGGTGGCGCGACTCGAGTCCGTGATCGACCAGGTCGACATCCTGGTGACGGGCACCGGCAACAAGGACGTCGTCCGCCTCGAGCACCTCCTCGGGCTGAAGCACCTCGCGGTCGTGGCCAACGTCGGCCACTTCGACAACGAGATCGACATGGCCGCGCTCGAGTCGCTCGAGGGCGCCGAACGGGTCGAGATCAAGCCGCAGGTGCACGAGTGGCGTCTCCCGACCGGTCGCAGCATCCTCGTGCTCTCCGAGGGCCGGCTCATGAACCTCGGCAACGCGACCGGTCACCCGTCGTTCGTGATGTCGAACTCCTTCGCGAACCAGGTGCTCGCGCAGATCGAGCTCTGGACGCGCCCCGACGCCTACCCGATCGGCGTGTACGTGCTGCCCAAGCACCTCGACGAGAAGGTCGCCCGGCTGCACCTCGACGCGCTCGGCGTCGAGCTCACGGTGCTCACGCCCGAGCAGGCCGCCTACATCGGCGTGCCCGTCGAGGGGCCGTACAAGGTCGACCACTACCGGTACTGATCGAGAGCGGATGCCGCGGGGCGGGCGTCGGAGGCCGCCCCGGGGCATCCGCTCGCTGGTCGCTCGCGGCTCAGCGCTCCGGGAAGCCGTTCGGTCGGGCCTCGAGCACGGGAGCGAGCGCGCGCATGCGCGCGTCGACCAGGCCGATCGCCGCGAGGTCGCGTTCGCGACGGAGCACCGCGACGGCCGCGAGGAACACCTCGGGGTCGCCCGGGGGCACCGGCGAGACGTACGGGGCGACCTCGCGGGCGAGTTCGCCCGCGATCCGGCTGCGGCTGCCGGGTGCGAGGTGCGCGGCGTTGCGCAGGAAGGCCGCGACGCGCCGGGCGACCGGGTCTGGCAGCCGGCCGACGTCGGCGACCTCGGCCCAGGCCCGCAGCGGATCGGGCACGCCGAAGGAGAGCGGTTCGTATCGCGGCACGCGTTCGACCTGCCCGTGCGTGCCGGCGAGCAGGTCGCCGAGGCGCTTGGAGTCGGGATTCAGGAAGCCGATCAGCACCGCGAGCCCGCCGAAGGTCATCCAGATCTCGAGCACGCCGGCGAGCGCGCGGATGAGCGCATGCCGGAACCCGACCGAACCGCCGTCGTCGCGGACCACGCGGATGCCCATGACGAGCTTGCCGAGCGAACGCCCGCGGCTCGCGGTCTCGACCGCGGTCGGCAGCACGACGATCAGCGCGACGACGAGCGAGATGGCGACCGCGCGCAGCGCCGCCTCGTCGAGGTCGAGCCGCGCGGCGGCGAGGGCCACGAGCACGCCGACGATGATCGTGACGAGGACGTCGATCGCGGCGCCGCCCGCGCGGATGACGGCGCCGGCCGGTCGCAGGTCGAGCGCGACCGCCTCACCGGTCAGCACCGACTCGTCGTCGAGCGTGGGGGCGCCGGGTCGAACGGCCGGGTCGGCGGGCATGGCTAGTATTCAAGCAGATGGACCTCGACGCACTCGCGACCGCCCGCCACGACGACTGGGAACGCCTCGACGCGCTCTCGCGGCGCCGCCGCCCGACCGGCGCCGAGGCCGACGAACTCATCGAGCGCTACCAGTCGGCCGCCGCCGACCTCTCGCTCGTCCAGGCGACGGCAGGGTCGACGGCGCTCGGCGAGCGGCTCTCGCTCCTGCTCGCGCGAGCGCGGCTCAGGTTCACCGGCGCGCCCGAGAATCCGATCCGCCAGCTCGCGCACTTCGCGCTCGTCGGCCTGCCGGCCGCGCTCTACCGCATCAGGTGGCTCACGCTCGCCGTCGCGGTGGCCACGACCGTGATCGCAGCGCTGTACGCGACCTGGGTGCTCGCCGATCCGCGCGTGCTCGCGACCATCGGCGACGAGGACGAGCTGCGCTCCCTCGCGGAGGAGGGCTTCGTCGCCTACTACTCCGAGAACCCCGCAGCCTCGTTCGCCGGTGCCGTCTGGACCAACAACGCCTGGATCGCGGCGCAGTGCGTCGCGTTCGGCATCACGGGTGTCTGGGTTCCCTGGGTCATCATCCAGAACGCGCAGAACCTCGGCATCACGGCCGCCGTCATGTTCGCCTACGACGAGGCCGACACGTTCTTCCTCTACATCGCGCCGCACGGGCTGCTCGAACTCACGTGCGTGTTCGTCGCCGCCGCGGCCGGGCTGCGCATCTTCTGGGCCTGGGTCGCGCCGGGCCCGCGCACCCGCGGCGAGGCGGTCGCGGCCGACGCCAGGTCGCTGTTCGCGGTCGCGATCGGCATGGTGTTCTTCCTCTTCGTCGCCGGGCTCATCGAGGGATTCGTCACGCCCGCGCCGTGGCCGTGGCCGGTCAAGATCGGCATCGGCGCGCTCGCGCTCGGGCTGCTGCTGTTCTCGATGCTCGTCCTCGGTCGGCGCGCAGCGCGCGCGGGCGAGACCGGAGACCTCACCGCGTTCGACGCCGGCGCACGCCGCGCGAGCGCGGGCTGAGCGGCGCTCCGGGTCGGCGCACGCGTCGGCGAAAGCGTCGTCGAGAGACTTAGCACTCTCGTGTGGAGAGTGCTAACATGAGGTCCGCGAGGAGCCTCCGGCTCATCGCGAGCAAGGTCGATGGTGATGAAAAGGAGAAGACGACCATGGCCATGTACTGGGATCCGATCCGCGAGATCGACCGCCTGACGGAATCCATGCTGGATGCGGCGCGC comes from the Agromyces marinus genome and includes:
- a CDS encoding phosphomannomutase/phosphoglucomutase; translation: MNPPANPGAAARLETLVKAYDVRGIVGDPLTTEVVEALGAAFVDEVGAAGGTVVVGHDMRDSSPGFADAFAAGATARGADVVAIGLCSTDESYFASGTMRAPAAMFTASHNPAAYNGIKFSRAGAQGISLDTGLAAIRDRAVAYLDGGLEPAARAGSVERVDVLADYARHLRSLVDLAVIRPLKVVVDAGNGMGGLTVPAVLGEEAGLPALPLTIIPLYFELDGTFPNHEANPLDPANLVDLQRAVREHGADLGLAFDGDADRCFVVDERGEPVDPSAVAAIVALREIARVRALGEDEPTVLHNLITSRFVPETIEAVGAIAERTRVGHSLIKDRMAETGAVFGGEHSAHYYFRDFWGADNGMLAAMHLLAEFGTQAAPLSELADRFTPYALSGEINSTVADVPAAYTRIVEAFVGRAEFDELDGLTVTGVTAEDEPFWWFNVRPSNTEPLLRLNVEGEDAVTMAWVRDEVLALIRA
- the ahcY gene encoding adenosylhomocysteinase; protein product: MTLVTPSATSAPPFKVADLSLAEAGRHQLRLAENEMPGLMALREEFGASKPLAGARIAGSLHMTVQTAVLIETLTALGAEVRWASCNIFSTQDEAAAAVVVGPDGTVDEPAGVPVFAWKGETLEEYWWCTDRIFDWSAEADAAGADWIGPNMILDDGGDATLLVHRGREFEAAGSVPAAEDDASSEYRVVLDTLRRSIEQVPDRWTRIAAELQGVTEETTTGVHRLYELHADGELRFPAINVNDSVTKSKFDNKYGIRHSLPDGLNRATDVLMGGKVAFVAGYGDVGKGAAEALRGQGARVIVSEIDPINALQAAMDGYQVARLESVIDQVDILVTGTGNKDVVRLEHLLGLKHLAVVANVGHFDNEIDMAALESLEGAERVEIKPQVHEWRLPTGRSILVLSEGRLMNLGNATGHPSFVMSNSFANQVLAQIELWTRPDAYPIGVYVLPKHLDEKVARLHLDALGVELTVLTPEQAAYIGVPVEGPYKVDHYRY
- a CDS encoding RDD family protein, with amino-acid sequence MPADPAVRPGAPTLDDESVLTGEAVALDLRPAGAVIRAGGAAIDVLVTIIVGVLVALAAARLDLDEAALRAVAISLVVALIVVLPTAVETASRGRSLGKLVMGIRVVRDDGGSVGFRHALIRALAGVLEIWMTFGGLAVLIGFLNPDSKRLGDLLAGTHGQVERVPRYEPLSFGVPDPLRAWAEVADVGRLPDPVARRVAAFLRNAAHLAPGSRSRIAGELAREVAPYVSPVPPGDPEVFLAAVAVLRRERDLAAIGLVDARMRALAPVLEARPNGFPER
- a CDS encoding stage II sporulation protein M, translating into MDLDALATARHDDWERLDALSRRRRPTGAEADELIERYQSAAADLSLVQATAGSTALGERLSLLLARARLRFTGAPENPIRQLAHFALVGLPAALYRIRWLTLAVAVATTVIAALYATWVLADPRVLATIGDEDELRSLAEEGFVAYYSENPAASFAGAVWTNNAWIAAQCVAFGITGVWVPWVIIQNAQNLGITAAVMFAYDEADTFFLYIAPHGLLELTCVFVAAAAGLRIFWAWVAPGPRTRGEAVAADARSLFAVAIGMVFFLFVAGLIEGFVTPAPWPWPVKIGIGALALGLLLFSMLVLGRRAARAGETGDLTAFDAGARRASAG